A single window of Candoia aspera isolate rCanAsp1 chromosome 3, rCanAsp1.hap2, whole genome shotgun sequence DNA harbors:
- the BHLHE22 gene encoding class E basic helix-loop-helix protein 22, which produces MERALSLASDEDLFHKSLSASAKRMESAFRSPPGLDLAAHQQQQRESRQAPSPLSCYEPADSEVLLRESAAGALVAGDTLGGSVCVKYGQSTTSRSSVAESSGGEQSPDDDSDGRCELLLRGPGGGSGSGVVVSSGGALLKAPEGGACSNSHHGGGGGGKKSKEQKALRLNINARERRRMHDLNDALDELRAVIPYAHSPSVRKLSKIATLLLAKNYILMQAQALDEMRRLVAYLNQGQAISAASLPTSAAAAAAAAAALHPALGAYEQAAAGYPFSAGLPPATSCPEKCAIFNSVSSSLCKQCTEKP; this is translated from the coding sequence ATGGAGAGGGCGCTAAGCCTGGCTTCAGACGAAGACTTGTTCCACAAGAGCCTCAGCGCCTCGGCCAAGAGAATGGAGTCTGCCTTTCGCTCACCCCCGGGGCTCGACCTGGCTGCCCACCAGCAACAGCAGCGCGAGTCGCGGCAAGCGCCGTCTCCTCTGAGCTGCTACGAGCCGGCTGACTCTGAGGTGCTGCTGAGGGAGAGCGCGGCTGGGGCACTGGTGGCTGGGGACACGCTGGGCGGCTCGGTCTGCGTCAAGTACGGGCAGAGCACGACCAGCCGCAGCTCGGTAGCCGAGAGCAGCGGCGGCGAGCAAAGCCCGGACGACGACAGCGACGGGCGCTGCGAGCTGCTGCTACGGGGCCCCGGCGGAGGTAGCGGCTCCGGAGTCGTCGTCAGCTCTGGGGGCGCCCTACTCAAGGCGCCTGAGGGCGGCGCCTGCTCCAATAGCCAccacggcggcggcggcgggggcaaGAAGTCGAAAGAGCAGAAGGCGCTGCGGCTCAACATCAACGCCCGCGAGCGGAGGCGCATGCACGACCTGAACGACGCGCTCGACGAGCTGCGGGCCGTCATCCCTTACGCTCACAGCCCCTCGGTGCGGAAGCTCTCGAAGATCGCCACGCTTCTCCTGGCCAAGAACTATATTCTCATGCAAGCGCAGGCCCTCGATGAGATGCGCCGCCTTGTCGCTTATCTCAACCAGGGCCAGGCTATTTCGGCGGCCTCGCTGCCCACCTCAGCGGCGGCTGCAGCGGCCGCAGCGGCCGCTTTGCACCCGGCTCTCGGGGCCTATGAGCAGGCGGCGGCAGGCTACCCCTTCAGCGCCGGCCTGCCGCCCGCCACCTCTTGCCCGGAGAAATGTGCCATTTTCAATAGCGTCTCGTCCAGTCTCTGCAAACAGTGCACGGAGAAGCCTTAA